In the genome of Bacteroidota bacterium, one region contains:
- a CDS encoding replication initiation protein: protein MDKLNLTKVQTKKRKKIISLPAIRSYIYQPNRITNAIYDYSLIQERIFNAVIYYLQEPIKLSLKGEDYGQYSLFQEYKEQPTIKITIPLREITIPQHYDQVKKSIKQLASIVVEIPYINQKTQEKRVVYKGLLSADIPSNSTRNSLIYIEVDKRVAKLLVEIDQNKGGQPINYTRYVYEIAQNASNKYTSRVYKLICSWRKKGGFTIPLEDFRKWLGIEDKYKYFADIKKNILLPVQNELFEKADCWFNCKSDDFVTKQGNTVTHLNFKIITPELIVEEDKRKDYAFNLLRTHFKFNDRNIEQIRPLFNKASSEQMLLKIVSLREYYLNNVTKITDVVGYVIKSLQNEFGDNESNLF, encoded by the coding sequence ATGGATAAACTGAATTTAACAAAGGTTCAAACAAAAAAGAGAAAGAAAATAATTAGTCTTCCTGCTATACGAAGTTATATTTATCAACCCAACCGAATTACCAACGCCATATATGATTATTCCCTTATCCAGGAGCGTATTTTCAACGCGGTCATCTATTATCTTCAGGAACCCATCAAGTTGAGCTTAAAAGGAGAAGATTACGGGCAATATTCACTTTTTCAAGAATACAAGGAACAACCTACAATAAAAATCACCATACCGCTCAGGGAAATCACCATACCGCAGCATTACGACCAAGTAAAAAAATCTATCAAGCAATTGGCTTCAATCGTGGTTGAGATTCCTTATATCAATCAAAAGACACAGGAAAAACGTGTCGTATACAAAGGACTGTTGAGTGCTGATATACCTTCAAACAGCACCAGGAACAGCTTAATTTATATAGAGGTGGACAAACGAGTGGCCAAGCTATTGGTTGAAATTGACCAAAATAAAGGTGGCCAGCCCATCAATTATACCAGATACGTTTATGAAATAGCCCAAAATGCTTCCAATAAATATACTTCACGTGTCTATAAGTTAATTTGCAGTTGGAGGAAAAAGGGTGGATTTACCATTCCCCTTGAGGATTTCCGTAAATGGTTGGGGATTGAGGATAAATACAAATATTTTGCCGATATCAAGAAAAATATACTCTTGCCGGTACAGAATGAGTTATTTGAAAAAGCTGATTGCTGGTTTAATTGTAAGTCCGATGATTTTGTTACCAAACAAGGGAACACCGTTACACACCTGAATTTTAAAATTATCACCCCTGAACTTATTGTAGAAGAAGACAAACGAAAAGATTATGCTTTTAATCTATTACGTACTCATTTTAAGTTTAATGACAGGAATATTGAACAAATCAGGCCATTATTTAATAAAGCAAGTTCTGAACAGATGTTATTGAAAATAGTCTCTTTGAGAGAATATT
- a CDS encoding HigA family addiction module antitoxin codes for MEDYKIVKKVGLNAYPDRVLHPGKVLRVELENRKLLTSNFAMDIKVYPSHFSDILNGKRNINPALAIKLEKALGISAEYWLRLQVKYDLAKERKKLEMA; via the coding sequence ATGGAAGACTATAAAATTGTTAAAAAAGTTGGCCTGAATGCTTATCCCGATCGGGTACTTCATCCTGGGAAAGTGTTACGTGTTGAATTGGAAAATCGCAAACTTTTGACCTCTAATTTTGCTATGGATATTAAGGTTTATCCTTCGCATTTTTCGGATATATTGAACGGAAAGCGGAATATAAATCCAGCCCTGGCCATTAAGCTTGAAAAAGCTTTGGGGATTAGTGCAGAATATTGGCTGCGCCTCCAGGTGAAATATGATTTGGCCAAGGAGCGAAAGAAATTAGAAATGGCCTAA